The following nucleotide sequence is from Pseudonocardia sp. C8.
CACGGGAACGCGGCCCGTCCGGATCGCCTCGCCGAGCCCGTCCGGGTCCGCTTCCGCGTCCGCGGGGTCGGAGTCGTGCGGCGGGGGCGTGCCGTCGCGGCCCCGGTGACCGGGCGCCGACGTCATGCGTTCTGTGACGATCGGGTGCACATAACGATCTGATTATCGCGACCGGCGCCCGGCGCCCGGACCCCGGGTCGGTCCACGGTGGCCCCGGGACGCCCCTCCCGCGCCGTCGGTCCTGGTCCGGCCGCTGTCACGACCCGAGCCGAGATCACCGAACGGGAGTACCCCGATCGAGGTGAGCGAGATCGGCGGGATCTGCCCGATCGTCGTCCGGTCCGGGTCGTCGTCGCGCTCGGTCCCGGGACGGCGGCCCGGACCGAGCAGCAGGGTGCCGGTGGTCGTGGTGCCGTGGTCGTCGTCCCCGGGCTGCTCTCCGTCGTCGTCGTCCTCGGTGGATGCCGACGAGTCCGCATCCGACGACGGGCCCGCATCGGTGAGGGAGGCCCCGGTCTCCGGGGACGCGCTCGTGCGGTCGCCGGCGGTCGTCCCGGACGACCAGACCAGCGACGTGCCCCCGGACGCGGAGGCCGGTGCCGCGGTGCTGCCGAACAGGGCGTCGTCGAGGCTTGCCGCGACCGGCTCCCGGTCCAGCTCGGTGGACAGGGTCTCGCGGACACGGGTCAGCTCACCCCGGACCTCGTCGCGCAGGGCCGCCAGCCGGTCGATGTCGCGGGTGACGGCGGTCCGCCGCTCCTCGACGCCGCGTTCTGCCTCGCGCCGCAGAGCCGCGGCCTCGTCCCGGGCGGCGGAGAGGATCTCCTCGGCGTCCGTGCGCGCCTCGGCGAGGAGGGCGTCGGCCTTCTCCCGGGCCTCGCTCACCCGCTCGTCGGCGGCCCGCTCGCGCTCGGCGACCTCGCCCTCGCGCCGGCCGATGACGTCCTCGCGCTCGTCGAGCGCGGCGCTGCGGGAGGTGAACTCGCGGTCCAGCGTCGCGGCGCGGCCGAGCAGCGCCTCCTCCGTGCAAGTGCGCCGCTCCTCGGCCTCCTCGCGGGCCCGGGCCACGATCTCCGCGGCCTCGGTGGACGCCCGTTCCCGCAGCTCGGTGGCCTCCTCCTCGGCGGCCTGCAGCACCCGCTCCACGCGCCGGCCGATCCCGTCCTCCGTGCTGCGGCGTTCGGAGCCGGACGCGTCCGCCGCAGCGAGCCGCTCATGGAGGTGCCGGATCTGCGCGCGGGCGTCGGAGAGTGCCCGCTCGGCGGACTCGGCGCGCCGGATCTCCTCGTGGATCCGGTGGTCGAGGTCGGCCAGCCGGGCGTCCACCTGGCTGCGGTCGTAGCCGCGGAGCACGACGGTGAACCAGGCCTCGCCGCCCGGGTCGTCGTGCTCGGTGGGCTCCGGGTCGGTGGTGGCGCGGTGCGAGTGCCGTGACGAGCCGGACGACGGGTCACGGCGCTGCGGACCGGGCGTGGGACCGGACGGTGACGGCAGTGCGCTCACGATGTACCCCCAGACGGGTGACTACTCGCCGCCAGGCTGCTGAGGCGGCGTCCGGTCCAACGAGTCCGGACGCGTTCGGTCACGACCGCCGTGACTTTTGCCCGGATCGGCGGTTATCGCCGCCCGTGTGGCGGTCGGGGACGGCCATTTCAGCTACTCAGCGTAATGGCGATGCGACCGGGCGGGGTCGGAACTCAGAACTCGGAGTTCTGCATGCTCATCGCGGCGTACTGCAGGTAGTTCCACAGCTGCTCGCGGTGCTCGGGCGACAGGTTCTCCTCGTCGACGGCGATCCGCATGCAGCGCAGCCACGCGTCCCGCTCGATGGGGCCGATCCTGAACGGGACGTGCCGCATCCGCAGCCGGGGGTGCCCGCGCTGGTCGGAGTAGGTGCGCGGGCCACCCCAGTACTGCTCGAGGAACATCCGCAGCCGGTCCTCGGCCGGGCCGAGGTCCTCCTCGGGGTACAGCGGGCGCAGCACGTCGTCCCGCGCGACCTCCTCGTAGAACCGGTGGACGATCCGGCGGAAGACCGGAGCGCCGCCCACCTCGGCGTAGAAGTTCTGCGGTGCACTCACGTCGCCATCGTCTCAGTTCTGCTTCGCGGAGCCACCGTTCAGGGCGCCTCCCGGGTAGAGCATCGGACGGGGGACGCCGTGGTCGTCGAAGGCGTCGGTGATCGCGCCGTTGAGGGCGCGCTGCACCGCCCACTGGCGGCCCGGGCT
It contains:
- a CDS encoding globin, which translates into the protein MSAPQNFYAEVGGAPVFRRIVHRFYEEVARDDVLRPLYPEEDLGPAEDRLRMFLEQYWGGPRTYSDQRGHPRLRMRHVPFRIGPIERDAWLRCMRIAVDEENLSPEHREQLWNYLQYAAMSMQNSEF